In the Leptospira sp. WS4.C2 genome, one interval contains:
- the pckA gene encoding phosphoenolpyruvate carboxykinase (ATP) — translation MSVSTNLRGLAELGLKPSEVFHNLSYEEIYQHELNNKEGVTSDNGTMMVDTGIFTGRSPKDKYFVDEPSSTNNIWWGPVNTKVSEAIFNELYTEVTKFLDSKKLYVFDGHAGTNDDTRISLRVVTERAWQHHFCTNMFLRPTKEELEKLHPEFTIINASGYKNAKYKEHGLNSEVFVIFHLAKKICIIGGTEYGGEMKKGIFSVMNYYLPLKNVLTMHCSANVGKDGDSALFFGLSGTGKTTLSTDPHRRLIGDDEHGWDNNGIFNIEGGCYAKTINLDPKTEPEIYAAIRRDALLENVVFDAGTKKVDYSSAAKTENTRVSYPIFHIDNIQPGSKAGHPNTVIFLTYDAYGVLPAVSKLSIEQAMYHFLSGYTAKVAGTERGVKEPQATFSACFGQAFMTLHPTYYAKLLGEKMKTHKVNAYLINTGLVGGKYGVGKRMNLPATRQIINEILNGNIEKSEFEKHPIFQVSFPKTVEGVDSHILNPRNAWENKEEYDKTAQDLAKQFIENYKKYLTGSKEFDYSQFGPIA, via the coding sequence ATGTCAGTATCTACTAATCTGCGCGGCCTTGCTGAATTAGGCCTAAAACCGTCCGAAGTCTTCCATAACTTATCTTACGAAGAAATTTACCAGCACGAATTGAACAACAAAGAAGGCGTAACTTCTGATAATGGAACGATGATGGTAGATACCGGGATTTTTACGGGACGCTCCCCTAAAGACAAATACTTTGTCGATGAACCTTCTTCCACAAACAACATTTGGTGGGGACCGGTCAACACAAAGGTTTCTGAAGCGATCTTCAATGAATTATACACAGAAGTAACCAAATTCCTCGATAGCAAAAAACTTTATGTTTTTGATGGTCACGCAGGAACAAATGATGACACACGAATCTCTCTCCGTGTAGTCACAGAAAGAGCTTGGCAACACCATTTTTGCACAAACATGTTCCTTCGCCCGACTAAGGAAGAATTGGAAAAACTCCATCCAGAATTTACCATCATCAACGCTTCTGGTTACAAAAACGCAAAATACAAAGAACACGGCCTCAACTCCGAAGTCTTCGTAATCTTCCACTTAGCAAAAAAAATCTGTATCATTGGTGGAACCGAATACGGTGGAGAGATGAAAAAAGGAATTTTCTCCGTAATGAACTACTACTTGCCATTGAAAAACGTGCTCACTATGCATTGTTCGGCGAACGTTGGTAAAGATGGAGATAGTGCTCTTTTCTTTGGTCTATCGGGAACAGGAAAAACCACTCTTTCCACTGACCCACACCGCCGCCTCATCGGTGATGATGAACATGGTTGGGACAACAACGGTATCTTCAACATTGAAGGTGGATGTTATGCAAAAACCATCAATCTAGATCCAAAAACAGAACCAGAAATCTATGCAGCCATCCGTCGTGATGCCCTTTTGGAAAACGTAGTCTTTGACGCTGGCACTAAGAAAGTAGATTACTCATCTGCTGCGAAAACAGAAAACACACGAGTTTCTTACCCAATTTTCCACATTGATAACATCCAACCAGGATCCAAAGCAGGTCACCCAAACACTGTGATCTTCCTTACTTACGATGCTTACGGTGTTCTTCCTGCAGTTTCTAAACTTTCTATCGAACAAGCAATGTATCACTTCCTTTCTGGTTACACAGCTAAGGTTGCGGGAACAGAGCGTGGTGTGAAAGAACCACAAGCAACTTTCTCTGCATGTTTTGGTCAGGCGTTTATGACACTTCACCCAACATACTATGCGAAGTTACTTGGTGAAAAGATGAAAACTCACAAAGTAAATGCATATCTCATCAACACAGGACTTGTGGGTGGAAAGTATGGTGTAGGAAAACGTATGAACCTTCCTGCCACTCGCCAAATCATCAATGAAATCTTAAACGGTAACATTGAAAAATCCGAGTTTGAAAAACACCCAATATTCCAAGTGTCTTTCCCTAAAACGGTAGAAGGTGTGGATTCTCATATCCTAAACCCACGAAACGCTTGGGAAAACAAAGAAGAGTATGATAAAACGGCACAGGACCTTGCAAAACAATTCATTGAGAACTACAAAAAATACCTCACTGGTTCCAAAGAATTTGACTACAGCCAATTTGGTCCGATCGCGTAA
- a CDS encoding AraC family transcriptional regulator, translated as MESIPMEPIVTEYKPGPQLRHYVESYLLIQSDESFSKSIIPHHSFVLTIKLKGNHDYRIHSDRNQLPSISLSGLRKTVKHNTLSKGTEIIIVKFQPWGAFSFLNRPMYELNEIGISGYDLFNKTDLDEIHSRLQETKENRSKIEQLEIFLWKAIKNQTMDKRIIEAISQMNQTQGKIRIQEIASLVNLSIDTFEKKFREITGVTPKRISSIIRMSSAIREIPKYTSFTRLAYDFGYFDQSHFIKEFKSFTGQTPTQFLA; from the coding sequence TTGGAATCAATTCCCATGGAGCCGATTGTCACCGAATACAAACCTGGGCCGCAACTCAGACATTATGTGGAAAGTTATCTTCTCATTCAATCTGATGAAAGTTTTAGTAAATCAATCATTCCGCACCACTCGTTTGTTTTGACGATCAAACTCAAAGGCAATCATGACTATCGTATCCATTCCGATCGGAACCAGTTGCCATCTATTTCGTTATCGGGACTTCGTAAGACAGTAAAACACAATACACTTTCGAAAGGGACGGAAATCATCATTGTAAAGTTCCAACCCTGGGGTGCCTTTTCTTTTCTCAATCGGCCCATGTATGAATTGAATGAAATCGGCATTTCCGGATATGACTTATTTAACAAAACAGATCTAGATGAAATACATTCACGGTTACAAGAAACAAAAGAGAATCGTTCCAAGATAGAACAGCTTGAAATTTTTTTATGGAAGGCAATCAAAAATCAAACGATGGACAAAAGGATCATTGAGGCGATTTCGCAAATGAACCAAACCCAAGGGAAAATCAGAATCCAGGAGATAGCCTCCCTAGTGAATTTAAGTATTGATACCTTTGAAAAGAAATTCCGTGAAATTACGGGAGTCACTCCCAAAAGAATATCATCGATCATTCGCATGAGTTCTGCGATTCGAGAGATACCGAAGTATACTTCTTTTACAAGGCTTGCTTACGATTTTGGATATTTCGACCAATCACATTTTATTAAAGAATTCAAATCATTCACAGGCCAAACACCGACACAATTTTTGGCTTAA
- a CDS encoding glycogen/starch synthase gives MKILHASAEYFPYIKMGGLADMLASLTKEQAKTEEVYVALPYIGGLGKEPLWTGKEFPALLLGDTKTDSLVVSVLKASRFLEAEESGVKLYFFQSDLFQSLDSIYGHAEEHFRFAMFSYACYALSQILKVDVFHAHDWHTALSVALQKDSAFPIPTVFTIHNLAYQGDHPFWMTGFLKEEPFRLVTSPYDHNGKCNYMKAGILSAGQITTVSPGYREETLSEPNGFGLSYCLNQRAADYSGILNGIDSDEWNPEKDKRIYKTFTDSNWKEGKLKNKRELYKEIGRPFLPLDAPLVGLIGRLTYQKGFPTFLKAFLERRHLPHRYVVLGSGDPETENAFFHLSETIPEVFYFYKGYNESLAHKIEAASDFFLMPSLFEPCGLNQMYSHVYGTIPIVSRVGGLRDTVEESSFLEYKTGIVFEPNDTSSLGYALERANDLFRSKERDIVVENIMKLDWSWEKRKIEYQSVYFHAIDLQI, from the coding sequence ATGAAGATTCTCCATGCATCCGCAGAATATTTTCCCTACATTAAGATGGGTGGACTTGCCGACATGCTTGCCTCCCTCACGAAAGAACAGGCCAAGACGGAAGAAGTTTATGTCGCATTACCATACATTGGTGGTTTAGGGAAAGAGCCTCTGTGGACGGGCAAAGAATTTCCGGCCCTTCTTCTTGGAGATACGAAAACAGATTCGCTTGTGGTGTCGGTGCTCAAAGCCTCTCGGTTTTTGGAAGCCGAAGAATCTGGGGTCAAATTGTACTTTTTCCAATCGGACCTCTTCCAATCTTTAGATTCCATCTACGGACATGCGGAAGAACACTTTCGATTTGCTATGTTCTCTTACGCTTGTTATGCGCTCAGCCAAATTCTAAAAGTGGATGTTTTCCATGCGCATGATTGGCATACGGCCCTTTCGGTCGCGCTACAAAAGGACTCCGCTTTCCCCATCCCCACCGTTTTCACCATCCACAATTTGGCTTACCAGGGGGATCATCCCTTTTGGATGACTGGATTTTTAAAAGAGGAACCCTTTCGTCTGGTCACAAGTCCTTATGACCATAATGGAAAGTGCAATTATATGAAGGCCGGGATTCTTTCCGCGGGGCAAATCACTACCGTGAGCCCTGGATACAGAGAAGAAACACTCTCCGAACCCAATGGATTTGGACTGAGTTATTGTTTAAACCAAAGAGCTGCCGACTACTCGGGAATTTTGAATGGAATTGATTCGGACGAATGGAACCCAGAAAAAGACAAACGGATTTACAAAACCTTCACCGATTCGAATTGGAAAGAAGGAAAATTAAAAAACAAACGAGAACTGTACAAGGAAATCGGACGGCCATTTTTACCGTTGGATGCTCCCTTGGTTGGTCTGATTGGTCGGCTTACCTACCAAAAAGGTTTTCCCACATTCTTAAAAGCATTTTTAGAAAGACGCCACCTTCCGCACCGTTATGTGGTTCTTGGTTCCGGTGATCCAGAAACAGAAAATGCTTTTTTTCATCTTTCAGAAACCATACCCGAAGTTTTTTATTTTTATAAAGGATACAACGAAAGCCTGGCTCACAAAATTGAAGCCGCCAGCGATTTTTTTCTCATGCCTTCCCTATTCGAACCGTGTGGCCTAAACCAAATGTACAGTCATGTTTACGGAACCATTCCCATTGTTTCTCGTGTGGGGGGTTTGCGAGACACGGTAGAAGAATCCAGTTTCTTAGAATACAAAACAGGAATTGTCTTTGAACCGAATGACACGAGTTCGCTGGGATATGCCTTAGAACGAGCCAATGATTTGTTCCGATCAAAAGAAAGAGATATTGTAGTGGAAAACATTATGAAATTGGATTGGAGTTGGGAAAAAAGAAAAATAGAATACCAATCAGTCTACTTTCATGCAATTGATTTACAAATTTAG
- a CDS encoding DUF1761 domain-containing protein has product MLEIFLGLNWIAVFLAFFVYCFLGFIWFTILFKKLYLVSLGKENAAEQPLAMIFIIGPAVCTLVITITTAILFSRLEIQQTMDALVWGSFLGIGYLSANTLNIAINPNIPKPMLYGAISSVYHFLGINLVALILVQNI; this is encoded by the coding sequence ATGTTAGAGATTTTTTTAGGTTTGAACTGGATTGCCGTATTTTTGGCGTTCTTTGTATATTGTTTTCTTGGGTTTATTTGGTTTACCATTTTGTTTAAAAAACTCTATTTAGTTTCCCTCGGAAAAGAAAACGCAGCAGAACAACCGTTAGCCATGATATTTATAATTGGTCCTGCGGTTTGTACACTTGTGATCACAATCACCACAGCGATCTTATTTTCTAGATTAGAAATCCAACAAACGATGGATGCTCTGGTTTGGGGAAGTTTCCTTGGAATTGGGTATTTATCTGCCAATACGTTGAATATTGCCATCAATCCGAATATTCCAAAACCAATGCTATATGGTGCGATTTCGAGTGTTTACCATTTTCTGGGAATCAATCTTGTTGCTTTGATTTTAGTTCAAAATATCTAA